From Deltaproteobacteria bacterium, the proteins below share one genomic window:
- a CDS encoding DUF3568 domain-containing protein produces the protein MVKRKNWLLILFIGIFLISGCLPLVVGGAAVGTGSGTYFYINGELKTDYYHSFDKVWSACEKTIADMHGLDVEPEKEIGTGKISAIIDNEKVVFIVQYKAKNVTTVAIRVGIMGDKLSSQLLHDKVNDNIAKK, from the coding sequence GTTTATCGGTATTTTTCTCATTTCGGGGTGCTTACCCCTGGTGGTTGGCGGCGCTGCTGTCGGCACAGGTTCTGGAACTTACTTCTATATTAATGGTGAGCTAAAAACAGATTACTACCATTCTTTTGATAAGGTATGGTCCGCTTGTGAAAAAACGATAGCGGATATGCACGGTTTAGATGTTGAACCGGAAAAGGAAATCGGTACAGGGAAGATTTCTGCAATCATCGACAACGAGAAAGTTGTTTTTATCGTTCAATATAAGGCAAAAAACGTCACTACTGTTGCTATACGAGTCGGCATTATGGGTGACAAGCTTTCGTCCCAGCTCCTGCATGATAAAGTAAATGACAACATCGCAAAGAAATGA